The Daphnia pulex isolate KAP4 chromosome 7, ASM2113471v1 genome includes the window TTTGTCATAGCGACTGCacatcaggcttgttttattCAGtggtaataattttcttccGTTTCGTTGAGGATCTAGTTATCTTTTTTGtctcaattgaaagaaaaaaaacttgaaaaatccAAACTCTCAAATGAATTTGGGTGATTAGTAAAAAAACATCTAAAAGGATTTCCTCATTGCCCAACCAATATTGATTGCATTCATTTGCGTAAAAGCGCAAGTGTCACTGCCCTTGAGTTGTATGCTCATCTGCTAATTCAGTTGTCTTTCATTGTGGCGTGGCCCTGGCTGTCATTCTTGACAAAACTTGacgttttctcattttcgcTTTTGCATTTGTACGAAAAAGTCGTACGTGAAGAAGTAAACTGTCAACACCCGAGAGGTTTTGATGTTCCCTCTTGTTCTTGGTTGACATTTTCTTGGCGTATTACTTTTTAAACTTGAGTGAGGTACTCGTTTCAGTGATGAATTACTTTGAGTCGTTCCTAATAGACTCGATGGTTTATTGATATGTTGTTACCTTGGCAACATAACAGTACTATTGCATTTCGCAAAGAGGAGCTTACAAGCCCATATTAAATGGTCAAGGTCCGTGGGTCAAAGCAGTAATCCGTATTAGAGTCGGCCCAGAAATGGTCAAAAgcagtaaaataaaagttgtggCCGTTTCACCTTCTAACATTGTGACAAGCGACTACCTAACTAATGATTCGACagtattaaattttgattggtCTTTGAAGCCGATAACGACTTGGCTTCAAATTTTTGGCATTCAGCCACCGCTAATCTCCTCTGTTAACCGAAACAGTTGTTGCAATCGGTTTGTGGTACTCATTCCGATTGCAgtagttttctattttctgaaTGTTGGCTGCAATGGGTTTGCTCTAGGACAAATTAAATGGAATGCCACCAAGAAGAACTATAGTAGCAGTTCTACCAGGAACTGGAATTCAATCATTAACGAAATGAATTTTAGTTTACTGACTTTGGCGACACATTCCGCTCTTTTATTCTTCAGCTATTTCATGGCTTGGAAGGGTCTGACGGAAGTGCTCCGGCGATTGGAACAATGCCACCAATTTGACAGTGGCCATTATAAAAAATTCCGGAGAATCTGTACAGTTGGGTCTTGCTTCATGTTGATCGTAATCATTTATCTTTCGATTTCctaaattatttcttaaaattatttggaCTTGTATTTTATAGGAAATTGCCATTGAATTATTTGAGACACTTTATGGCCTTTTATCGTTCGACGCAAAGATATTACCAACCTTCCGTGTTATTTTATCCGGATTGAGGATGGTGTCACTCGTGTTCCCATTTCTTGGCACTATCCTGTTCTGTTGTCTGGGATGGATGGCTTCGATCATGTTACGAATCATGGCAGAGGAAATTGAATCGTCAATCATCAATCGCCCTGTTAATAACTCTAGATTGAATAATTGGGTCTTGATGTCTTTGGATGGATGGAGGCGCCGCTATTTCCTGATTGTCGAATTTGTGCAGCAAATCAACTGCCATTTcggttttattcttttggtcGTCACGGCATCAGAATTCGTTCGGATAACCAACACATCTTTCCAATTACTCGTTGAATTTCTAAATAACAGTTGGACATTGTCTAGCATGTCCACGATCTTGATTGCCTTTGACTTTATTAAAGAGACGGCCTGCTTCTGTATTTTGCTCTACGTACCTACTAAAATCCATGGAGAGGTAAATTGATGAAACTTATTGTTATGgtgaaaaacttgaaaaggtTATCAGTGGTTTTCCATATTAAGGCCAGTGACTTGGTCAAACGGTTGCGGATGATGGACTTTGACGATTACGGTCCCCGAACCCAGGTATTAGTGATAATTGGCATATTACACCATGTCAATTCGTATTAACGGGAATTTATTCACAGATGAAATTTCTAGTTGAAGAGATGACTCATTCGCTTCCGAGTATCGCACCGATGGGGTTAGTTCAAATAAATGTCCAACTCATTCCAACGGTATTGAACCAAATTAATCTCTCAATCTCATCGATAAAAAATcgctaattttaattttttcgatgtaaattctttcattcttttgtaTTAGCTGATTGGAACGACGTTGACATATTTGATTATCCTTTGCCAGTTTCACTCGTCAGAGACTGtctaataaaatttgaatacaaaaGGAAGACTACGTGGGAAAAATTCGATTATGAGTGGACTCGTACAGAAGCTTTTGATAAGAGGATTTCATTGCAAGACCGTTCACCGCAagtattttttgttggttttatgTATTTCTTTCGGACGTATACTTGCGAGCGTATCCGCCACATATACTTGGCGTTGCTTGTATAGGGAAGATCATAACCTACTCTAAACACGGCGGCTGCACCGAGTCACGTGATGATCgttatcattaaaaaaaaatcaaatcttttctttcggcaatttgatgatttttaaatgtctCGTTTTCCTACTActagatggcgtgaaagaatCAAGTTGTAAATCTCACCACTAGATGGCGAAGCCCCACATAAACGTCAGATTTTGTTTGCACCGAGATTCTCGTTTCGAAAATACCTCGAGGCCAAAATGTCTCGATGTTCAAAGAGTTTTTTTACGGGTAGGAGGAGGGAGGTGGTACGTGAACAGAGGGTGGCAGCTCAACAAGGTTTCCCCTATCTCTGTTGGTGAGGGGGGGTTTCGGTGTGTCGCTGGCGTCGTCACTACGAGTCGGGACGTTGATTGGAGTGGACGGTGCGCGCGTCTCGAGAGTCGGCgtccaaagaaaagaagaatcaacACACGACGACCAACTCGAAAAacgaatcaatcaaaaaccCTAAGAGATAATTAAGAGACttgatttcgtttgttttctctcaACTGGCCCAGTGCTTTTCAATTGTGTCAgtttgttgtgtgtctgtgtcgaGTTTTCCGTGTGTCTAATCAATTGAATAAGTGATTTGAAATCGTGAAGAAATCATGTGGAATGTTCCAGTGCCTGCCtagcccacacacacactctgacGTACACACCTTgttgattacacacacactaaaTAGCCTCAGAGACCATTGACCGTGCGCTGCAGCTAATAATCACCAAGGTAAcgaaacttttctcttttctgctGGTGTGTCTGCAATCAGTTGACTGAATTTCAACAGctattgatgatgatgtgtaTTGATATTGACTGGTAGCACAGTAGAGCGAATGAAAGTGTGAAGGAGGAATGTTCTGATAATTGTACATTGCCCGTGGTGGGATTGTAGTTCGTTAGTGAACTGCTGTACTAAACAcaacgagaaagagagaaaaggttttttgAAAGGGAACACACAAAGGCCCTAGAGGCAAGGTCGTCCCCTTGGGCGAGTAACTCGATTCGATTAATCGATTGCTTatcttttctctcgtttgGTCGATATAATAACATTCCACCTCCATGTGTCTTATCTGTCGCTCTAATCagcttttcgttttttcataAATCTCGTTACACAGTCCAAATGATGAAATATGATGGATggtctatttttccttttgttttattttaaataccgGACATCCTGTCTCTTGTGTGTCATCCTTTTCCActctaattcttcttcttccttttttctgattattatttctggcgttgattacaattttttgttgttttttaagcGACACCTGGCGCCCAAAAAAATACTCTGCCCATTTGATATCCCACCCCTCTCTTGTTTGAAAGTTATTCGATCCGGAACTAATTCGTTTTTGTCGACTTCCGGTGACTGGCCAACATTTTTGTTCGTTGGTCGCCTGAATGGGACAAACACGAGgagtagaaaaaagggaaaattgttTGTTCCTTCGTTCCGCTTTGACGATTtttacttcattttcttcccttttattttatttcaatccaCGGCTGAGAGATGTGTGTGATTCAAAGTAAACATTCCGGCCGGATTTTGtggaattttgttgtttgattggaGGAATGTAACTGGTGAGGCCCAGTTATATTTTTGCCTGGCCAGAAAAGTTGGTCGGTCGATGAtgcgattgttgttgttgttgttggctggatGAATCCGCTGGTTGGTAGAGAGAGATAGACGTGGCTGACGAACGGTGATTTGAACGAACGCGGTCTGCTCCGTTGTTCCCGGGagcgttttcttcttcttctagccAGTCAGCCGTGGGTTGGGGAAGGATGGAACGTGTTGTTTGCGTGCGTGTCTTGAGAGAAAAAGGGTCGATGTCCTCCACTAACCTgcacttcttttctttcttctcctaaCATCTTCCAACACAAACGGCACAGGTGTGTGTGAACCAAAGGCACCTGCGCTCCTTCTCCCGCATCACCCAAAATGCGCATTGctgttgttgacttgttgttgTGCCGCAATTATTTACCCCCCGACCGTTTGTCTTTTTCATCAGCCGTGGGGCGAGAGtcaatcaaacaatttcatcACTTTGCCCAATTCTGCAACTACGGACACTGACTGTTGACTCAAGTCCCGTACTACCACCAAAGTCAGTGGCCAGGAGAGACGAGGGGGatcaagttgttgttggagcTAATCATTTGCCAGCGGTTGGTGGCCACCACCGCGGCCGTGTGGTTTTCGGTTCTTGTGGTTTCCAAcgatcaaataataataataaaaatgggtttgaggggggagaaaaaataagaaaaagaattccaagGGTTTAATTCTGTGTGTGTTAAGGTGAACGATCTCTCTCTCCGGCTGGATTGGTTAACTGTTTTTATAGAATTCCGGTACGGCGGCTTTGGCCTTATAGACGATATTTGATATCGTCGTTAGTAAATTACCGGAGCAGGACAACACACGAACGAACCAACGGAGATAAAAATCAtatttcttctattctttgGTTAAAAGACGACATAGAAAAAGTGGAGCaacgaaaaaatcaaacacacaaagtgttttgtgtgtttggaGTTGTTTCCCCCCGCAGCTCGTCGGCCGCATTCctgacgagaagaaaaaagataatggcgagaaagatatttttttgatgGTGGTGGGGGTTATTATCTGCTTTGCCGTGCGCGATGACGTTACATGTGCCATTAAGTCGCTTATAATTGACTCTGCGCTGTGCAAAGGAGATTGGAGGCCATTGTGGGAAAACATTGGCAGGagtggaaatttaaaaaaaacattgtttcCAAGGCAACCGAGAAGACGACGGTCGTTAAGATCGCATCATCACACCTCACAGTCTCTGagccaacaacttttttcgaGTGGTGGGGGAGAGTCCCGTTTTTCTCGTCTAATTTTAGCCATCCCTCACCCTTCACCGGTGTCAGTGACGTCAGTCAAAACTTTCAAGTTCTATTTTTCTtagaagtaaataaataagagatGGAAAGATTTTCTTCCGGAAATGTTCATCCGGTTTTGTACGTCAAATGTAGggggaggaaagagagagaaaaagttgtgatgGTTTGTTTATAATATCGGGCGCTTCTGTAATGGAATTAGCCATTCAAAATGGCCGTTCTTGTAACTGGGCGAGAGGGTGTAGTAGATGTtgtgatatatatttttagaaaggtTTCCCTCTCCTGCCACCCCTCTGCTGCTACTCCTTGTGCTCCTGCTTTTACTTTGAAGAGGAGCAGACGACGACCTCTTTTGGAAAACCGGTCGGATTATTATAATaacacggcagcagcagcccccacCGAATGGAATGCCAGTAGCAGCCGGGgccccgaaaaaaataaagtccaaCTGTGGAAAAACTCCTCTTGAGTTACAGACAAGGAGCCCACAAAGAGGAGGAACTTTTCTTCTGGTTTCTGTCAggatttttcgtttccttttcttgacGGTCGGAGATCGATgattgtctttctttcttcttttttatttctttgtgtgtCAGTTTTTACACAAACAGACGGACACACGCGCGTCGTGGATTGTTCAAGGGGCTAATCTTATTGGGGTGACTCTTTTTTGCTTGTCGCATTTGACCGTTTTGTGGGTTCTCCTTTTTGCAACGGAGTAAAATCACAACTATCCGCATTCCGCCGGCTCTTTCAATcaaaccgaaaaataaaataaaaagtttctatttattttctggtggggaaaatagaaaaatatgagAGAAGCGCCTCTGGCGGCGTGACACGGGCTGCGGTGGGAAAAAGGTGAGGCTCCACGACGACCTTCACAGATATCTTCCgatcgtcttttgttttcttcttgtgattCATTTTTCCCGAATTTTTCCTAGTCGGCGGTGCCAAATGTGCACGcctcgtcttcgtcgtcgggTGTCGTCATTTTCAATCCCGAAAAAGGTTTCGTCGATGTGTCACGGGCCGCATGACAttggcattttcttctttcctttgtgGGCACCAcccgtttcttcttttatttctctccagCTGGCAAGTGAAGGGGTTTGTTGGCCATCTAGCGGGCAACTTttcatttcccaaaaaaagagttgaagaaaaagaagaaaatgccgACACGACACGACTGCCGTGATATTTGAGATGAAATTGGCCGGTGGACGGTGGCGCCAGGTGGCTGAAACCCAATGGCTGCGCttaattctctttctttctttcttcttttggcacaGGTAAAactcgagaaaaagaaagaagaaaaggtgatGACGACTAGGAGAGAGGAATGTTCCACAACAACATGGCCGGTGTACTGGAGAGAAgggccttttcttttctcaatggAACTCGATCCGGCCCTTTTTGTCTCTTCATTTTCGCCAGAATCTTGTCCTTGTTGTTGGATGCAACGGGGggtagttgttgttggtgctgGCCACAGTTTCGAATGTCGCAGAGTAACCCGATactgtttttttcctctttaaaACTCTGCGGggaaaattgaatattgatgAGATGATGGACCAATTATTAcccgacaaaaaaatgaaaagtccaacatttttagaaaatcaaGCGGACAATGAACTGGGCCGGCTGTGAATGTTTTCCTTGCGGAACGGATGAATAGCCAAAAATaaatctcttcttctattcttttgttgttgaagtgAGAAACAAAATTCCCTTTCACCGATTTGTCGGTTTTTCGTGAGAAATTTCGGTGGTGCGGGACTCATCCGCACACACTTCTTTGTGCCGCAGCAATGGCGGccaaagcagaaaaaaacagttttgtgtttttctggGCCACTGTTAATCAAAATTGAGAAGGAATGGAAGTCAGGAATGACGAACGGGATATGCTAAGCTGCAGGCGATACATTTCTCCGTTCATTCTTGGTCGTGTCACATCTGTTTTCTCATTCACTCTAAatattcatctttttctttctttctttatgcGTTTATTTTTCAGGTGGAAAACAGGTTTGCCCGTCGATGAGTTTCCAACGGCGGCCCAGATAATCAAACAACCCAGCCAACAACCCCCCCTccgccaacaacaactcaaTTCTTCCCaaaactgttgttgtttgttgttcctGTCCATGCGTGATTGACGTCCACCCGTGGgaccctctttttttttggaaatcaaGAAATTCCCGAGATGCCTGGAACGCTGGACGAGGTCAACTGTTGCGTGTCTCCCACGCCAACGGGTTCTTCCGGTCTGTCGTCGCCTCCTCCGCCCGCCTCGTCCCTATCGCCCCAGCACCTCCAGTCTCACCAGGACTCGCTCAACAATTCGCAATCGTCGCGCGAGTTCAAAGATTACAACGGCATCCGCAGCTGGGGATCGCGCAACAACAATTCGCGATCCAGCAGCGCCCTGGACAGGCATAGCGAATCCAGCGAGAGTCTCGACAATCATTCGACCTGCAGCGCCAATGGCGGCCGACAGGTACATTTCCACACAGTCAAATCTAATTTAATTGGTGGAAGAAgaatgtttatatttttttttttaaattccggccggaattaAAAGATGCAGGATTTCATTGGTTCGTCCGAGTACATTCCGACCCGTTCGACCAAAACCGCGCCCAAAGTGGCCTACAATCCCATGCAGTTTGTCAAGACTGGGCCGACCAAATTGGCCAAAACGGCCCAGGAGCAGCTCAAGAAAGCGGAAGAAGTCAAAAAGGTCCGCGAGACGAAAAAGGACGACGCCGAGGATTGGCAATcggtaaattcattttttttccaaattcatttaaatagtttattaatttatatttccGGATTTGATAGAATTTGGAAGGATGGAAGTCGAGTCGGCGGAAGCGACAGGAGCACGTAATTGAGCGAGTCACCGAAGTCAAGCGGATGGAACAAGAGGAAGCGCTAAAAGCCTCTGAAGCTGCCACCAAACGGCTCATCAATATCCGGtagaattcaaaattcaattttaaatgaaattaaaattaaaatttcaattttttaaaaaagggagaaacgtGGGAAATTGTCGGCGTTGTATTCGGTGGAGGACAACGACGAGATTGAATTCCTTTCGAATTCAGACGAATGTGGAACGACGACGGTGGCATCCGGCGATCCGGTTGATTCTTCGCCCGACTCGTCCGTCTTCAACGGAGACACCAGtcaggtatttttattttaaattcacctttaatttattcacgaaattttctttcaatttattgCGCAACAACCGCCGTCACCACACTGAAATGTGATTGTTGTCTGCCTGTGTGTGGCTTTGCGGTTTTCCGGTGAGagattcatttgattttttcttcttttcaactcGGTTGCGATCCATTTCCCATGAGCGCAGAATTCGGCAACCGAACAGGCGGCGTCGATCACGAACACGGTAACGACGACGCCCAGTGACCTGGGATCGCATCAGGGTGATGAGTACACGTACGAGAAATCCATCGAAGATTACGTCAAATTCTCCACTTCGGCTCTGtcgaaacaacaacaggaaacGAGGAGCACCAGCAGTCGAACAACATGGACGAAATCGTCCAGGTGAGTTTCTTTTCCCAGTCAGGCCGGGCCGGGCCATAAAGGGCAGGTCGTAAAAACCGCAGCAACGAGTCGAGTTCTTCTCCACTTTACGACTGCCattcgggttgttgttgttgttatctgCTTGTGGCCGTCGtcttatcaaatcaaaagcaCTCACTCATCCTCCTCCTATTCTTAACTTTAATCGTGTTTGTTCCTTTTTGGCTTATGGCAGGATGGAGCAGGAGGAGCAGAGGGTGGAGGTCGTCGTGAAACGACAGGAGGCCACCAAGGTGGACCAACAGCCCCCCCAGGCGTCCGACAGGAATAATAAACCCACCGGTAAATATTTGGCTGGCACAACCAAcgcccatttttattttatgctaatcAACCATGCAGCAAATATTGACCTTTTTCGGGCAGATAACGCCGCCGCCGATTTGGTCATGGTGAAGCGACGCTCCGTTTTCGAACGGGACCATTTCACCACGGCGCCGGATGTGGATAAGGCCAGCATTACGGCCGCCAATCGTCGATCGGGTGAATTCTCGTCCACCTTCAAGAACCGATTGTCCACTTTCGAGTCGACGgaagcggctgctgctgccgctgtcAAAACAGACGCCGTTGTGGCGCCACCGCCGAGTCGGGTGACGCCGGATCGAGATCCGCATTTCAAGAACAAATTGGCCAATTTCCATAAAGTGGAAGAAACTGCCGCCACCGCTCCGGCCAGTCATGCCCTTCCGCCTCCACCCGCTGAGGCCGATGAGACCCACACCAACAAACCCAATTTCAAAGCCAAATTGGCCGCATTCCGCCAGGTGGAAGAAAAGGCCAAATCAGCCCCGCCGCcaccaacgacgacgacgatggcggCTGTCAAAATGAACAACAAACCGGCCGTTGCGGCTAATAAACCCGTGATTCCGGCAGTCAAACCACCGTCTATACTCCGCACTGCCCAGGTGCCTCAACAACAGAAAGCCAAGAGCATCGAACCCATCCAGCCGGAACCGATTTACGCCAATTCATCGGTTGCCATGGccggatcttcttcttcctccacttCCGGACATCAACGAGTGGTGGTGGATGCCCAACCGTCTTACCCTTCGTCAGGTCCGCCTGCGGGTGCCGGCGATGCGGAATCTTATTCCGACTGCACGGAAGACGAAGGCATCCGCTCCTTGTCGCCCCACGGCACTCCGTCACCCACGTCGCCCACACCCAATGGAATGGAACCGCCTGAGCCTTTGCCTCCGCCTCTTCCGTCTCATCCGCCCATCGGCTATTCTCCCTACAGCTTCCAgaatcagcagcaacaacggTATCAAATCCATGGATAAATTTCATAATTCCGTTTGATTGTGTTAAAATGTTGAATCTGAATTTCTAGTGAACCGGAACCTGTTGCCGGAATTGCCGACTCTCCATCGCCCAGTTCGCCTCAATTGGCTTGGCCTGCAGGCAATGCGGAGGTACAGTTTGAAATCTCCTGAAATACAGGGAGGTTATATAGCATGTCGGCAGTGGGTAGAGCCGCTagtctttttcatttaattttcttatttagttttggccaaatttttttttgtttttttcctctcccaCGTCTTCACTTTTTTTGGGGTGACTCTTCCGGGGCTCTTGGAGCGGAAATTCCCTTTCCTAATTTTCCagcacctcctcctcctctgttttttccttccctatccttaaaattttttagtcaagataattttttgtttgtttattttatttgagtttttcatttaatttctttttttgtttttatttcgatttttcctttcccccccccctctcacCTGGTATCCGGCCTTTTTCCTTCCCTCCCACCCTACCccgtttgtgttgttgttgttgtttgggggtcgggttgttgttgttgtgggtgAAGGCTGTTGTATGGGACGATTGGGTGGTAGACTTGGGGTCGGCGGTTCAGAACGCGGCTCCTCCTTCCGAGAaaccccctcctccccccatCTCGAATCCTCCGACTGAGACTCCGATTGTTGTCCATCATCAATCGACTTCGACTACTTCCACTACTCCTTCCACTACTACTTGCCATTCTGCTACTACTTGTGCGAAACTCACTTCCGGCCATCCACAGGTAATCCAGTCATCAcatttttagacttttttcttttcttctttctctttgaaacaaacaaaaaacggggAGGGAACCGACCACAcatggacaaaaaaaatatcattttttttaatttttcttattcaggGGGAGTTGTCTTTCCCacccttttattatttttttgttgtagatttgtgaatatttttttcctggttgTGTGTTTCCAActtcctattattattttatcgaTTTTATAATTGaccctttcatttttttgcctGTTAGTTTTATTAGAATTTCACGGTCGATTTCactttggccatttttttgttgttgtttctttttgggggttttgcGGCTTTTTCTCTgatagtttttagtttttcccaccacacacaattttttaaaatgtttggttGCCTTTTTATTCTCGCGGTTCGTTGCACTTTTTGTGTTTGGTAGAATTCGATGCCGGAcaatgtccttttttatttagtacCGCCATTCATTTCTAATTCTAAActaaaagttgttttctaaTTCGATTGTCTTTCGCAAAACAATGGACAAACACCCACCGACACATTTGTGTAGCTCCGCCGCAATGAAAAGACGATGGAACCCGCCGGATTGCGACAGGAATTGCGCAAAAGGCGATCGGATTTCCTTGGATTCGACGTCAACGCCATGGAGGAcggtaattgaattttaattgaatttaaattgaaaaaaaattgaattttcggATTGAATTTTTAGATGCCAAGGAACTGGCGGATGCGATCCCTCCACCGCCCGATTTGAAGACGCTCCTGCGCAACTCGTCGACGGATTACAGGGCGTCCGAGTTTGGCCTGGCCGAATGGCAACCGCCGTCGCCTCCGCACGAGGAGGAGCTGGCCCGCAAGGAGCGCGAGATCATCGAAACGctggaaaaggaagaaaacgaaCGGACCGTTCGTTCAGCATCCGCCGGATTGCACAACAGGAGCCAAGACGAGCACGGAATCGAGTACGAAATGACGGCCGAGATTGACCAATTGGCTCGCGAGTGGCAGACGGGCTCCAGCATCCGCAGAGCGTCTACCAAATTCCAGCCGCACCAGCAGGAGTCGCTCATCCGCCCGGAAGGAGAAGTGAAACAGCAACTCCACGTCGAAGTCAACCACCGACAACCACATTTGCCAGcaccgcaacaacagcaacaacaccaacagcaGTCGATATTGGTGTCGCCTTCGTtatcttcgtcgtcgtcatccgcTGGCGCCGTCAAGCAAGTCTCTCCCCAGCCAATCCATCCGCAACAGTCGCAACTGTCGCCCCCCAAACCGTCACGACTCAGTGCGGCTCCTAAGCCGAAACTGCACGACGGTGAGGCCTGGATGGCCAAGCGTAAAGTGGCGTCCGAGGGCGGCGTTGCCGGAGCAACAGCAACGGCCGGAGCTGGAGCTGCTGCCGGACGTAAGGATATGAAAGACGTTTCGCGTCATTGGCTCATCCAGGAGGCGGAACAGAGGCGCATTGATGCCATGCAGGAGCGACAACGCAACTATTCGCCATTGTCGTCCTCGTCTTCCCTGCAATTAACTCCGCCCGTACGTCCGATGGCCCATCCGGCCACCACGCAGAGCCCGCCGGCTCCTTCCGCCGTCCAGCCGTCGtccatcaacaacaatttgATGGCGGGGACGGCCGACGGAAGTCACTGGATGTCACGTTCGTCATCTTCGACTTCGATGGATAAAATGTCGGAATTGCGGCTGCTGGGCCCCAACAGCAAAGGCGGAATGGATCACTCGTTCCGCTCGACGTCCAGTCTCGGCTCCTCGCCCACTCCTCGTCCGCTCTACGCCAATCAGGAGGAGATTTTGGAGTACGCGGATTTCACGGGAGCTCCGCACACGGCCCCACCCGTCTGGCAGGTCCGCTCTCTTGTGTCTTCCGGTTCGATGGATCAGCTGCAGAGCatccatcaccatcaccaccaccacctcggTAGCATCCAGTCGCCGCCGTCCAGGCCGGCCAAGAGCCAGTCGCAAACGCTTCCGTCggcttcttcctcttccgccATGCAGCAATTCAGCGGCAACGCCGCCCAGACCCAACCGTCGTGGAGGTCCACTCATCCGCCCGGTGAGACGGACAAGGAACCCATCGCCCCACTTCCGCATTCGGTACGTCATTTTGGGTCCAATTTGTTATTTGtcgattgatttttaattcatttaataaaatcaGGTGATTACGACATTGACGCAGCGGATGACGCagaggagcaacaacaacaacaacaatgccAATTACGGGGACTATATGAACGTGCAGGAAGCGACAGttgctcaacaacaacaacagcagt containing:
- the LOC124198484 gene encoding uncharacterized protein LOC124198484 isoform X3 translates to MPGTLDEVNCCVSPTPTGSSGLSSPPPPASSLSPQHLQSHQDSLNNSQSSREFKDYNGIRSWGSRNNNSRSSSALDRHSESSESLDNHSTCSANGGRQMQDFIGSSEYIPTRSTKTAPKVAYNPMQFVKTGPTKLAKTAQEQLKKAEEVKKVRETKKDDAEDWQSNLEGWKSSRRKRQEHVIERVTEVKRMEQEEALKASEAATKRLINIREKRGKLSALYSVEDNDEIEFLSNSDECGTTTVASGDPVDSSPDSSVFNGDTSQNSATEQAASITNTVTTTPSDLGSHQGDEYTYEKSIEDYVKFSTSALSKQQQETRSTSSRTTWTKSSRMEQEEQRVEVVVKRQEATKVDQQPPQASDRNNKPTDNAAADLVMVKRRSVFERDHFTTAPDVDKASITAANRRSGEFSSTFKNRLSTFESTEAAAAAAVKTDAVVAPPPSRVTPDRDPHFKNKLANFHKVEETAATAPASHALPPPPAEADETHTNKPNFKAKLAAFRQVEEKAKSAPPPPTTTTMAAVKMNNKPAVAANKPVIPAVKPPSILRTAQVPQQQKAKSIEPIQPEPIYANSSVAMAGSSSSSTSGHQRVVVDAQPSYPSSGPPAGAGDAESYSDCTEDEGIRSLSPHGTPSPTSPTPNGMEPPEPLPPPLPSHPPIGYSPYSFQNQQQQREPEPVAGIADSPSPSSPQLAWPAGNAEAVVWDDWVVDLGSAVQNAAPPSEKPPPPPISNPPTETPIVVHHQSTSTTSTTPSTTTCHSATTCAKLTSGHPQLRRNEKTMEPAGLRQELRKRRSDFLGFDVNAMEDDAKELADAIPPPPDLKTLLRNSSTDYRASEFGLAEWQPPSPPHEEELARKEREIIETLEKEENERTVRSASAGLHNRSQDEHGIEYEMTAEIDQLAREWQTGSSIRRASTKFQPHQQESLIRPEGEVKQQLHVEVNHRQPHLPAPQQQQQHQQQSILVSPSLSSSSSSAGAVKQVSPQPIHPQQSQLSPPKPSRLSAAPKPKLHDGEAWMAKRKVASEGGVAGATATAGAGAAAGRKDMKDVSRHWLIQEAEQRRIDAMQERQRNYSPLSSSSSLQLTPPVRPMAHPATTQSPPAPSAVQPSSINNNLMAGTADGSHWMSRSSSSTSMDKMSELRLLGPNSKGGMDHSFRSTSSLGSSPTPRPLYANQEEILEYADFTGAPHTAPPVWQVRSLVSSGSMDQLQSIHHHHHHHLGSIQSPPSRPAKSQSQTLPSASSSSAMQQFSGNAAQTQPSWRSTHPPGETDKEPIAPLPHSVITTLTQRMTQRSNNNNNNANYGDYMNVQEATVAQQQQQQSAVGSTTRAGPQVPAQRPANYRHPSVVGPSHSAPVQSSAGVHQSQNNNDRMLSVSGKKKCSLCQEELGRGAAMIIESLRLFYHINCFRCCVCGIALGNGTAGTDVRVRNNNLHCHDCYSNDDGLKFSKV